Proteins co-encoded in one Arachis hypogaea cultivar Tifrunner chromosome 13, arahy.Tifrunner.gnm2.J5K5, whole genome shotgun sequence genomic window:
- the LOC112735420 gene encoding F-box/kelch-repeat protein At3g06240-like, translating into MAKFQLPLPIIPNELLQEIFLRSSAKAVGRCMCLNKFWHRQLRQPETCIHHMRRQKVLDQHVLFHVGYSLLLMGSDSLYIVNAASGEEVNAQHPFGVGIHGWFRIVGVSNGNICFKFSREQDDTRLLVWNPTTQCSREISDPHRDHGRSFFPVYGFGHVPNSDAYTVIHMCKRDIADAYVFFSRYCSRRSTWFHCVDCLPGVEKIDPNSVFNNGHAYWITGTGDSYATLKSVLCYSVEDESFREVSIPVGAIYTVHNLLTHKEKVALLAHTHNEFGYVAAIWHLNEDADGNRILEQYCRFASRSIRENPILFVDDNLLLLVNNSKERELLVNYRYRELVLTEYDIEHGTRNLLVRRAWRYPKMPHPITVRSTLKYFARMFPV; encoded by the coding sequence ATGGCTAAATTCCAACTTCCCTTGCCGATTATTCCAAATGAACTGCTACAAGAAATCTTCCTACGTAGTAGTGCCAAAGCTGTAGGGAGATGTATGTGCTTGAATAAATTCTGGCACCGACAGCTACGCCAACCAGAGACATGCATACACCACATGCGAAGGCAGAAAGTGTTAGATCAACATGTTTTGTTTCATGTTGGATACTCACTACTGTTAATGGGTTCAGATTCACTATATATAGTGAATGCTGCTTCTGGAGAAGAAGTGAATGCTCAGCATCCTTTCGGAGTTGGCATCCATGGGTGGTTCCGCATTGTGGGAGTGTCAAACGGGAACATATGTTTCAAGTTCTCCCGTGAACAAGACGACACAAGACTTTTGGTATGGAATCCGACAACACAATGCTCTAGAGAAATTTCTGACCCCCACAGGGACCACGGTAGATCATTTTTCCCAGTATATGGTTTCGGTCATGTTCCAAACTCAGATGCATACACAGTCATACATATGTGCAAAAGGGACATAGCTGATGCCTACGTTTTTTTCTCTAGATATTGTTCAAGGCGTTCTACATGGTTTCACTGTGTTGATTGTCTCCCTGGTGTAGAAAAAATTGACCCTAACTCTGTTTTTAATAATGGTCACGCGTATTGGATAACTGGTACAGGAGATAGCTATGCTACACTCAAGTCTGTTTTATGTTACAGTGTTGAAGATGAATCATTTAGAGAGGTGTCTATCCCTGTAGGTGCAATATATACCGTTCACAATTTACTAACCCACAAGGAAAAAGTTGCACTCCTCGCTCATACACACAACGAATTTGGGTATGTCGCAGCAATTTGGCACTTGAATGAAGACGCGGATGGAAACAGAATATTAGAGCAGTACTGCAGGTTTGCGAGTCGAAGCATCAGAGAAAATCCAATACTATTCGTGGATGATAACCTACTTTTGTTGGTGAACAATTCAAAGGAAAGAGAGTTACTCGTCAATTACAGGTACAGAGAGCTTGTGTTGACAGAATATGACATCGAACATGGCACTAGAAATCTATTGGTGAGGAGAGCATGGCGATACCCAAAAATGCCACACCCGATCACAGTAAGGTCTACACTCAAGTATTTTGCACGGATGTTTCCTGTCTAG